CCGGCCAGCGGGGCGATGCGGGCGATGGGCAGCGACCGGAAGCGGTCGAACACCCCCTTGTCCATGTCCTCGCGGAGCTGGACCCCGGTGACCGTCGAGGTGGTGATGACCGTCTGGACCAGGATGCCGGGGATGATCGTCGGCAGGTACGAGACGACGTCACCCGCGACGGCACCGCCGAAGAGGTACGCGAACATCAGCGTGAACAGGATCGGCTGCACCGTGACGTCGATGAGCTGCTCGGGGGTGCGGCGCACCTTGAGCAGGCCGCGCCACGCCATGGTGAGCGAGTGCTGCACCGTGGTGAGCAGCGTGATCGGGCGGGCCGCGGCGGCGCCCGTGGCCGGGCCGGCGGGGATCGCGAGGGCGGTCATGCGAGCACCTTCTCTGCGGTGGTCGAACGGGTGTCGGTGGGGGAGGCCTCCGCGGCTCCGTGGCCGGTGAGCGTGAGGAAGACCTCGTCGAGCGACGGCTTGGCGAGGGCGAGCTCGAGCACGTCGACCCCGGACTCCCGCAGGCGCAGCAGCACCTCGGTGACGGCGCCCGACGCGTCGACGGGGGCGGTCAGGCGCACGCCGTCCGCCAGCGGGGTCGTGGCGGGCTCGTGGCCCGCGACGGCGAGCAGCACGCCGCGGGCGCGGTCGACGTCGGCGCGGGAGACCGTCAGCTGCAGTGCCTGGTGGCCGACGGACCGCTTGAGGTCGTCGGCCGTCCCCTCGGCGACGACCTGGCCGCGGTCGATGACCGCGATGCGGTCGGCGAGCTGATCGGCCTCGTCCAGGTACTGCGTGGTCAGCAGCACGGTCGAGCCGCCCGCGACCAGGCTGCGCACGGTGTCCCACATCTGGGTGCGGGTGCGGGGGTCGAGGCCCGTGGTGGGCTCGTCGAGGAAGATGAGCGGCGGCTGCGCGATGAGGCTGGCCGCGAGGTCGAGACGGCGACGCATGCCGCCCGAGAACGCCTTGAGAGGCTTGCGCGCGGCCTCGGTGAGGGAGAACTCCTCGAGCAGGTCGGCGGCCTTCTTCTTGGCGGCCCGCGAGGACAGGCCGAGCAGGCGGCCGAAGATCACGAGATTCTCGGTGGCCGACAGCGCCTCGTCGACCGAGGCGTACTGCCCCGTGACACCGATCAGGGAGCGGACCGTCTGCGGGTGCCGGACGACGTCGTGCCCGAACACGCGGGCGCTGCCGCCGTCGGGCCGCAGGAGGGTGGCGAGCATGCGGATGGTGGTGGTCTTGCCGGCACCGTTGGGGCCGAGGACGCCGTAGACCGAGCCGGTCGCCACGCTCAGGTCCACGCCGTCGACGGCGCGGTTCTCGCCGAAGACCTTGACGAGGCCCTCGGCCTCGATCGCTGGTGTGTTCATGCGGCGAGCGTCGCTCGCGCCGCTGTCAGCGGGCTGTCACGGCACTGTCACGCGCTGTCACGGCCCTGGTGCGGCGTACCGCCGCGCGGGTCAGGCGGTGAGCGGCGCCCGCGTGCGCAGGCGCAGCACGGCGTGCGCCGTCGCCCAGATGAGCAGCGCCGCACCGACCATGTGGATGCCCACGAGCAGCGCCGGCAGCCCGGTGAAGTACTGGACGTAGCCGATCACGCCCTGCAGGAGCGTCACCCCGGCCAGCAGCCACGCCGCCCGGCGGGCGGCCGCGACCTCGCGCGTCGTGCGCGCACGGTGCAGGAGGAACAGCAGCCCGGCGAGCGCCGCGACGAACACGTAGACCGAGCCCGAGTGCCAGCGGGTGATCACCAGCGGGTCGATCGCGAAGCGGTATCCGACGGTGTCGTCGCCGGAGTGCGGTCCCGAGCCGGTGACCAGCACGCCGAGCGTGACCACGGGAACCAGCAGCAGGCCCAGCACCCAGCCCGCGGCGCGGGCGCGCGGGACGGCGAGCGGCACGGGCGCGGCGTCACCCTCGCCGTACCGGTGCAGCAGCCAGGCCGAGCACCACACGAGGCCGGCCGAGACGGCCATGTGCAGCGAGACCCAGCGCGGGTCGAGCTCCAGGAGCACGACGACGCCGCCGATCACGGCCTGGGCGAGCACGCCCGCGAGCGGCACGACACCGAGCAGCCGGTAGGAGCGGGCGCGGGACCGGTCCGTCCACACCAGTGCGAGGACGGCGACGGCGATGACCAGCAGCACGCCGGTGACGGTGCGGTTCCCGAACTCGACGAACGGGTGGAACCCGGACTCCGGGTGGTACTGCGGCGTGAAGCTGCCGGGGGTGCACATCGGCCACTCCGAGCAGCCCAGCCCCGACGCGGTCAGGCGCACCGCACCGCCCGAGCCGATGATCGCCACCTGTCCGATGACGTTGGCGAGCAGCACGCCGCGCGTCAGCCGGCGGTTGCGCTCGACGAGGTCGTGCAGGCGCTCGCGGGCGCCGCGAGGCCGGGAGGGGGCCGTGGTCTCGGTCACGCGTCCACGCTAGCGTCCGTGACGGGCCGCGCCGCCCGCGTGCGGGCCCGGGAGGCTGTGAGATTCGCCGCGGCGGGCGGCGGCGTCACTGCCAGCGGAAGAGCCGGGCGGCGCCCCAGGAGAGCGCCACGGTCCAGCCCGCGAGCACGAGGATCGAGACCCCGGGCACGCCGCCGCCGAGCAGCGCTCCGCGCAGCGCCTCGCCCAGCGCCCCGGACGGCAGCCAGGCGGCGACGTGCGAGAGCCCGGCCGGCAGCCGGTCCGGGGGGACCAGCACCCCGCCGCCGACGACGAGCAGCACGAGCACGAGGTTGGCGAGCGCGAGCACGCCCTCGGCCCGGAGCGTGCCCGCGAGCAGGAGCGCCAGGGCGGTGAAGGCGGCGGTGCCGAGCAGCCCGGCGCCGATCGCCGCCGGGATCCCCGCGGCGTCAGGCCGCCAGCCGAGGGCGAGGGCGACGCCGCAGAGCACGACGGCCTGCACCAGCTCGATCGCCAGGACCGCCAGCACTTTGCCGGCGAGCAGTCCGCGGCGGCCCAGGGGGGTGGTGGCCAGCAGCCGCAGCACCCCGTTGCGCCGGTCGAAGGCGGTCGCGATCGCCTGCGAGGTGAACGCGGTGGACATGATGGCCACCGCCAGCACGCCGGGCGTCACGAAGTCGATGCGCGCCGCGCCGCCCGTGTCGAGCTCGACGACGGCGGTGCGGGCCAGCCCCACCAGCAGGAACAGGGGCAGGGCGATCGTGACGAGGAGCTGCTCGCCG
The Xylanimonas cellulosilytica DSM 15894 DNA segment above includes these coding regions:
- a CDS encoding daunorubicin resistance protein DrrA family ABC transporter ATP-binding protein, producing the protein MNTPAIEAEGLVKVFGENRAVDGVDLSVATGSVYGVLGPNGAGKTTTIRMLATLLRPDGGSARVFGHDVVRHPQTVRSLIGVTGQYASVDEALSATENLVIFGRLLGLSSRAAKKKAADLLEEFSLTEAARKPLKAFSGGMRRRLDLAASLIAQPPLIFLDEPTTGLDPRTRTQMWDTVRSLVAGGSTVLLTTQYLDEADQLADRIAVIDRGQVVAEGTADDLKRSVGHQALQLTVSRADVDRARGVLLAVAGHEPATTPLADGVRLTAPVDASGAVTEVLLRLRESGVDVLELALAKPSLDEVFLTLTGHGAAEASPTDTRSTTAEKVLA
- a CDS encoding COX15/CtaA family protein, translating into MTETTAPSRPRGARERLHDLVERNRRLTRGVLLANVIGQVAIIGSGGAVRLTASGLGCSEWPMCTPGSFTPQYHPESGFHPFVEFGNRTVTGVLLVIAVAVLALVWTDRSRARSYRLLGVVPLAGVLAQAVIGGVVVLLELDPRWVSLHMAVSAGLVWCSAWLLHRYGEGDAAPVPLAVPRARAAGWVLGLLLVPVVTLGVLVTGSGPHSGDDTVGYRFAIDPLVITRWHSGSVYVFVAALAGLLFLLHRARTTREVAAARRAAWLLAGVTLLQGVIGYVQYFTGLPALLVGIHMVGAALLIWATAHAVLRLRTRAPLTA
- a CDS encoding ABC transporter permease, which produces MTAATAPVAPAAAPAWRRVLTQAAFESRTVLRNGEQLLVTIALPLFLLVGLARTAVVELDTGGAARIDFVTPGVLAVAIMSTAFTSQAIATAFDRRNGVLRLLATTPLGRRGLLAGKVLAVLAIELVQAVVLCGVALALGWRPDAAGIPAAIGAGLLGTAAFTALALLLAGTLRAEGVLALANLVLVLLVVGGGVLVPPDRLPAGLSHVAAWLPSGALGEALRGALLGGGVPGVSILVLAGWTVALSWGAARLFRWQ